ACATTCGGCTGTGGAGGTCGTCAAGTTGTCTTCTGCGCTGAATACGATGCACTTCCGGGCATTGGCCATGGTTGCGGCCATAATCTCATCGCTACATCTTCTCTTGCGGCCTTTGTCAGCGCCGCCCGTGCTCTGCAGATGACCAAGCTTCCTGGGCGCTTGCGTATCATTGGAACGCCTGCTGAAGAAGGTGGAGGTGGTAAaatcaagctcctcgaggcTGGGGCCTTTGATCCTCCCCAGGATATCGCGGCAGCTTTGATGTCGCATCCAACAATCTCCGGAACAAGCTCTGATGGTCTGGTGTACGATGGAATAGCTGGAACGAGAAGCATTGCGGCATACAAAACCAAGGTCATCTTCAAGGGCCGAGCATCACATGCGGGCGCGGAACCATGGAATGGATTCAACGCGTTagatgctgctgttgctgcatATGTCAATGTTTCCATGTTACGACAACAAATTAGACCCGACGAGAGAGTGCACGGTGTATTCGAAGATGGTGGCACAGTCCCCAACATTATCCCCCAGTATACTCGAATGAATTGGTGCATTCGCAGTCCTACGCTGGCTGGTTGCCAAAACCTCGTCAAGAGAGTGCATGCCTGCTTCGAGGCTGGAGCTGCTGCAGCGAATTGCAAAGTCGAGTATGAGACGTGAGTTTCACTGCTTTTATCCGCCATTACCGTACTGACAACAAGACTCTAGAGCTCCATTATACAGTGACCTGCGAGTCAATAACACCCTTTCGAAGACTTACGTCGAGGAAATGGCCAAGCTGGGACTGAAGATAAAGCCAGAAGAGAACATCCCTGCTTCAACGGACATGGGTAACGTTTCCCACCACGTTCCGGGCTTCCATGGTGGATTCGCTATCCCTACTACCCCGAATGTATCTATACACCATCCAGACTTTACTACGTGTGCTGGGAAGGAGGGTGCTTACAAAGCAGCTATGAGTTGTGCCAGGGGGCTTGCAATGACAGCGATTCGAGTGCTGGCAGATGAGGAGTTGTCACAATGTGTCAGAAATGACTTTGAAAGGGCCTCCTAGAGGATCACTGTATTTAAGCTCTTTTGATATGTCTAATATGGCATTAGTCAAAAACAAAAGTTGCATCCAAGTGGgctataatattaaatatctTCCGATATGAAACCGCTCAAGTTGAATAATAAGACCTCCTTCATCAGCTTTACTTACTATTAGGAGTTTGCCTTGTTATTACACTTCTGAATAAGAATAAAGCCAAATTGACATAACTTGTGATATATGATTAGCATAGCTACAGGGTTGTTTCACTAGACAGCTTTGATCTCCAGCAGTTCGTATTGCGCTTGGGCATTTCTGCTTCAGTTGCCTCAGTTCGGATGTCGGCGTGTCTAATCTAGCCCTTTGTTCCAGACTGACACTTATTCACCCTATCATCGACTGGCATGCGCTTGACGATCAACGTGACTCGTTGGACGGTCTATAAATGGAATGAAAGTTACGGTTGCCCAAGCGATGACTTGGTTGAGAATTAAGCTCATAACTGTGTCAAAAATCTTTCTTTGTAGTTTAACTATTTATTAACTACTAATCTTTCTCGAAGCTATAGATAGGATGTGTAATTTTCCGGCTTGCAACCTTGACTGCAGCTGGGATGTGAAAGATAAGACATCACTCCATTCTCACTGTTTGTTTTTTTGACGTAACTGTCTCTCCTGCTCCAGCGAGATCACGGCACTTCGCTGGGTGTTCCTGAGACAATACATATTAGTGGCTAACGCCACAAAGCCTACAGCCCTCCCTTTGGGATTCTTGCCGCGTGATTGGCCAGGTGTCTCATCTCCCTGAACTAGAGGAATGCGTCTTGCCTAGTGACTTCGTATAAATACGAACAAAGTCTATACGACAAAAGGACCTTCGTGACTGAGTAGAATGCGGGGGAGGAATTGTGATGACACAGATGTTATTTTAAATTGCCAACACGAGAGCCACTAACAATGAGACACGGCGCGTTCTTTTATAAATACCAACGACTGTATAGCCTTGCCAAGTATTTCCTTCCTTTACTCTCACCACCATCACTTTCAAGCAAGTAAAGACAATCGTTTCTCCATCAAAATGGTTTCCAACACTCGTTCCGTCATTTTTGGCCTGATGCTCAGTGCCGCACAGCTCTCAAGCGCTTCGCCAGCTGCTGTCTCTGACACTGCTTTCTCATCTCCTATCTACCCAACAGCCACTGACTccattcctcctcttcccTCCTCTACCGACGAATGTCTTGCGAAATGTAACGAGGCTCGCGATAAGTGCAACACTGCACCTGACGCCAACCACGCAACTTGCGCTGCCAACTACGCCGAGTGCGTCGGCTACTACCCATATGACAAGAAGGGAACATATGTCCCTCCTACTGCTTGCTCCCACTCTTCCAAGCCTACTGCCACCGAGACAGCTAAGGCTGATGAGTGTGTCGAGAAGTGCGACAAGGCTCACGATGCATGCAACACGGCACCCGATGCCAACCATGCAACCTGCGCTGCTCAGTATGCCGAGTGTCTTGGGTACAACCCTTACGATAGCGGATCTCTCGTTGCCCCTACAGCCTGCTCCCACTCCGCCAAGCCTACCGGCACCCATAGTGCCACCGCCACTGCATCTGCACATGCTGATGATTGCCTCGAGAAGTGCAACAAGGCTCACGATGCATGCAATGTAGCTCCTGATGCCAACCACGCTACCTGCGCCGCCAAGTGGGCTGAGTGCCTTGGCTACAACCCTTACGATGGCCCCGGTGGCTCTCTTGTTGAGCCCACGGCTTGCGCTGCCGCTACCACTATGGCTTCTGCTACTGGCAAACATACTGGCATGGAGACCTCCAAGCCTGCTAGCACTGAAGCTTCCAAGCCTGCCAAGTCTGAGCCTGCTGTTGTTGTCAACGGAGCTGGAAGCCTGTCGGGCAAGGTCGCTGGCTTGGCTGGCGCCATTGGCGCCGCTGCTGTTGCTCTTCTCTAAGTCCTTATTGCCTTCCTTGAACTCGTTCGTACTGTCCAAGACCATGTCACAATTGGAGCTTATCTTATCCAACCCATGGCCAAGCTGGAGTAGCTGTGTACAGCCATGCCGATGAGATATTACCGGGCTCAAGATTAGACGAAGGTCTTTAATATTAGCTTAGACAAATTATAAATCTAATTCAATTTTTTATTTGCTTACTTTGTTAGTCCTTTAACACACTCCGAGCTTTATATATCTGAAACTCAAGTAAATGGCACTGAGCGGCAATGTCGAGGCGACCACGGCCTATTGTTATACCCCGGATGACAGGGTGAACGTCATGGATAACTAGCAAAAGACCAAGAGTATCTGAATTGGTTGACAAGGGATGTTCTATCTACAGCTGTTGCTATCTTTTCATGATAGCCTACTTACATTCCGAAGTCGACAGTTTGCGATTATTGGACCTTCGGAGCTGGGCTGTTGTAGCCTTCCATATGCGAAAGATCCCAGAACGGCAATAACGAACGAGGAAGATGTTATCTGACTGACTAGGTTGCATCATGCAAGACATAATCTTGTCTGATAAACGTCTTTGATTGACATAGTCGTTCAAAGACATCGAAATACCCTATGTTGGCTCGGAACTCGGAACGCCTCTGGGGAGAATTCCGAGGTGGGTCTTTGTCTTGTCAAAGGAAGGGCGGAGACTGGCTGTCCATCACAAATGTGGCGACATGCTAATGCCATTATCTATGGAGATTGTTCAAACAGACTTTTCCTGAAACGGAATTTCCATACGGTGACTGGACCAGAGTTCATTGGCGTTACATGACCATGCTCCCCCACCTTTCGTGGCAATATCGGAAACAAGCGCGATATTTTGAAGTCTCTGTTGAATGATATATAAATGCAACCTCACACAGGCACAACTACTACTCGACATCCCAGTTCAAGGCAGCATTCATTTTAGACACTCACATAGACGCAATGGACTCTGCACAGTTTCGCGAGGCAGCTCGTACAGCTATTGACGAGAGTAAGTTTTCTAGGATTGAATCAATAACCCCTGTTGTTAACCATATACAGTCACTGACTATTATGACAATGTCTCCTCGCAGCGTGTCGTATCCGACGTGAAGCCAGGCTATCTTCGACCTTTACTCCCATCCTCAGCCCCTCTTGAAGGAGAGTCCTGGACTGACATCCATGCTGACATCGAGTCTAAAATCCTTCCGGGAATCACCCATTGGGCCAACCCCCGTTTCATGGCCTTCTTTCCATGCTCAAGCAGTTACCCTGCCGCACTAGCTGAAATGTACTCGAATACCTTCAATGGCGCCCATTTCAACTGGATTTGCAGCCCAGCAGTTACAGAGCTGGAAACAATTGTCATGGACTGGCTTGCCAAGGCGCTCGGTCTACCGGAATGCTATTTGAGCGGCGGTAGCACCCATGGAGGTGGCGTCATTCACGGCAGTGCTAGCGAGGCTATCCTTACTGTTATGTGTGCTGCCCGCGACAAGTATCTTGCTGCCGTCACGAGGGAcatggatgaagatgctgtctGGGATGTTCGAAGCAAACTTGTCGCTTTGGGAAGTGCTGGATCCCACTCGAGTACCAAGAAGGCTGCGCAAGTTCTTGGTGTCCGCTTCGTCGCTATTCCTGTCACTGAAGAAGACGGGTTTGCCATGACTGGTCGTGCTGTTGCCAAGACGGTAGCTGAATTGCGGGCCCGTGGACTGGAGCCTTTTTACTTGACTGCTACGATGGGTACAACTGATGTTTGTGCAGTTGATGACTTTGCTGGCATTGTCGAGGCGTTGTCTCCTACAGCTGGCACAGAGAAGGACATTTGGGTCCACGTCGATGCTGCTTATGCAGGATCTGCacttcttctcgaggagAATCAGCCTTTGACTACACCAATGGCTGACTTCCACTCTTTTAACTTCAACCCGCACAAGTGGATGCTTACTACCTTTGATTGCTCTGCTGTTTGGGTCCGATCACGAGCCTGGCTTATCGAGTCTCTGAGCATTAAGCCGCCGTATTTGCGTAACCAATTTTCTGACAATGAACTGGTCACTGACTATCGTGATTGGCAAATCCCTCTTGGACGTCGCTTCCGATCTCTCAAGCTATGGTTCGTTCTTCGCAGCTATGGCATCCGAGGTCTGCAAGCACACATTCGAAACGGTGTTACGCTTGGTGAATCTCTCCAGACGAAGCTGGCCAGTCGACCTGACCTattcaccatcttcacctctGCGCGCTTTGGCCTGGTGACCTTCCGCGTCAAGGGAGCCGACGAAACAGAGATCAACGGTCGAACGGAAGAGCTTTACGAATGGGTCAACAGAACCGGCGAGTTTTATCTTACCAGCACCATCGTCAACGACAAGTTTGCGATTCGTGTATGCACAGGTGTTGAGAGGGTTCGAGAGGAGCATGTCCAGCGCATCTTTGATGTCTTGGTGGAGAGAACAGAAGCAGACCTGGGTAAAACTACTTAGCAGTGAAAGGATAATATAATGACAGATAGAACCAAGGGAGGTAGCATAGGACAACAAACCGTTGCTTCTGAATACAAAAAGTGAACAGTACTGAAGAATTTGTCAATGGAAGAGTCCTACGCTGTCACAACATTTGACGTTTTGTTTTAAGGTGGGATATTTTAAGACTACAACCGGCATGGTAAAACCTCTGAGGGGCAGAattcaacagaacacaagATGAATATACCAACCTGGACCaatggaccgaatacacgtaatgtctgacaatatt
Above is a window of Fusarium oxysporum Fo47 chromosome XII, complete sequence DNA encoding:
- a CDS encoding pyridoxal phosphate-dependent transferase; the protein is MDSAQFREAARTAIDEITDYYDNVSSQRVVSDVKPGYLRPLLPSSAPLEGESWTDIHADIESKILPGITHWANPRFMAFFPCSSSYPAALAEMYSNTFNGAHFNWICSPAVTELETIVMDWLAKALGLPECYLSGGSTHGGGVIHGSASEAILTVMCAARDKYLAAVTRDMDEDAVWDVRSKLVALGSAGSHSSTKKAAQVLGVRFVAIPVTEEDGFAMTGRAVAKTVAELRARGLEPFYLTATMGTTDVCAVDDFAGIVEALSPTAGTEKDIWVHVDAAYAGSALLLEENQPLTTPMADFHSFNFNPHKWMLTTFDCSAVWVRSRAWLIESLSIKPPYLRNQFSDNELVTDYRDWQIPLGRRFRSLKLWFVLRSYGIRGLQAHIRNGVTLGESLQTKLASRPDLFTIFTSARFGLVTFRVKGADETEINGRTEELYEWVNRTGEFYLTSTIVNDKFAIRVCTGVERVREEHVQRIFDVLVERTEADLGKTT